One Halovivax ruber XH-70 genomic region harbors:
- a CDS encoding PH domain-containing protein, producing MSTNRLHPLSAVTTALQRGFVGGSMLFFLVSISSGFVAAVDISWAFALSALGFLVGTAYGVAYYYRFEYELTDDTFDIASGVLSRRDREIPLGRVQNVDIRQGVVSRILGIAVVTIETAGGGASEATLDFVDDGEADRLQREIRRLTMSSDRAARRRREGRPTAGERFGDEPAGDRLGEVSTDGEHSGIDGAGARRPSEAAADPDATGMGTAAEPTDRSLGRPKQLFELEMRELILYSFASFRPAAVAALGFLTLFGTDFIVDYLVAVTDSVTQQAPSDVAGSSRGILLGTISVLHAVVVTYALSIAYTFASYYGFRLGRAGNDLVYERGLLQRYSGSIPLGKVQSVTITDNPIQRLLGYAGLVVETAGYGPDSDSGSQSAVPFAKRPRAHGFAERLTSVEPPTFDRPTTVARRRYLVRYTLVATVVVGALYGLALVTAFDAWYVGLVTYLAVPPAAHLRWANLGYAVGDEHLIIREGFWSRKTTVIPYYRIQTISTRRSIFQRRLGLASVVVDTASSRTFAWSNPTIYDVDLPIARDVTETGRDRLQASLARDDASLSSDSL from the coding sequence ATGAGCACGAACCGTCTCCATCCCCTGAGCGCCGTCACGACCGCCCTCCAGCGCGGGTTCGTCGGGGGTTCGATGCTGTTCTTCTTGGTCTCGATCTCCTCTGGGTTCGTCGCTGCCGTCGATATCAGCTGGGCGTTCGCTCTTTCGGCACTCGGCTTTCTCGTCGGTACTGCCTACGGCGTGGCCTACTACTACCGGTTCGAGTACGAACTGACAGACGACACGTTCGACATTGCGTCCGGCGTTCTCTCCCGCCGGGATCGCGAAATCCCGCTCGGTCGGGTCCAGAACGTCGACATCAGACAGGGGGTCGTCTCCCGGATCCTCGGCATCGCCGTCGTCACGATCGAGACTGCAGGCGGCGGGGCGAGCGAAGCGACGCTCGATTTCGTCGACGACGGCGAAGCCGACCGCCTCCAGCGCGAGATTCGTCGACTGACGATGTCGTCCGATCGAGCCGCTCGCAGGCGGCGAGAGGGGAGACCAACGGCTGGTGAGCGATTCGGTGACGAACCGGCGGGCGACCGTCTCGGTGAGGTATCGACGGACGGGGAACACTCCGGTATCGACGGAGCCGGTGCTCGACGCCCGTCGGAGGCGGCGGCCGACCCTGACGCAACTGGGATGGGCACTGCGGCCGAACCCACGGACCGCTCACTGGGCCGGCCAAAACAGCTGTTCGAACTCGAGATGCGGGAGCTCATCCTGTATTCGTTCGCGTCGTTTCGCCCAGCCGCCGTGGCGGCGCTCGGTTTCCTCACCCTATTCGGGACCGACTTCATCGTCGACTACCTGGTTGCGGTGACCGACAGCGTAACACAGCAGGCGCCTTCCGACGTGGCCGGTTCGTCGCGTGGCATCCTCCTCGGAACGATCTCCGTGCTCCACGCCGTCGTCGTGACCTACGCGTTAAGTATCGCGTACACGTTCGCCTCGTACTACGGCTTCCGCCTTGGCAGGGCCGGAAACGATCTCGTCTACGAGCGTGGCCTCCTGCAACGCTACAGCGGGAGCATTCCGCTCGGGAAGGTCCAGTCCGTGACGATCACGGACAACCCGATCCAGCGCCTGCTCGGCTACGCTGGACTGGTGGTCGAAACGGCCGGGTACGGGCCCGACAGCGACAGTGGAAGTCAGTCCGCCGTTCCGTTCGCGAAACGACCGCGGGCACACGGGTTCGCCGAACGCCTCACCAGTGTCGAACCGCCGACGTTCGATCGTCCGACGACGGTCGCCAGACGTCGGTACCTCGTCAGGTACACGCTCGTCGCGACGGTTGTCGTCGGCGCGCTCTATGGACTGGCTCTCGTGACTGCGTTCGACGCCTGGTACGTCGGGCTGGTGACCTATCTGGCCGTGCCGCCGGCGGCACACCTCAGGTGGGCGAACCTCGGCTACGCCGTCGGCGACGAGCACCTGATCATCCGCGAGGGGTTCTGGTCGCGCAAGACGACGGTGATTCCCTACTACCGGATCCAGACCATCTCGACGCGACGATCGATCTTTCAGCGTCGACTGGGCCTCGCCTCGGTCGTCGTCGACACGGCGAGTTCCCGGACGTTCGCCTGGTCGAACCCGACGATATACGACGTCGACCTGCCGATCGCGCGCGACGTCACCGAAACGGGGCGAGACAGACTGCAGGCGTCGCTAGCCCGTGACGACGCGTCGCTGTCGAGCGATTCCCTCTAA
- a CDS encoding class II fumarate hydratase, which produces MPDEFRTEADSLGEMQVPADAYWGAQTQRAVENFPISGIRFGRRFVRALGVVKKAAAQANRDLDLIDEDVAEAIVEAADEVIAGEHDDQFPVDIFQTGSGTSSNMNANEVIANRAAELMGAEIGDRVVHPNDHVNYGQSSNDVIPTAMHVAALEAVEKDVIPALDQLREALEAKAEEFDDVVKTGRTHLQDATPVTLGQEFGGYRTQIEKGLGRVDAVRDHLSELALGGTATGTGLNTHPDFPGRAAEYITKETGVQFREADNHFEAQAAHDAMSEAHGALRVVAGSLNKIANDLRLLASGPRNGLGEIEQPENQPGSSIMPGKINPVVAEAVNQVHKQVVGNDAAVAAGAAEGQIDLNLYKPVLAHNFLQSAELISNASQVFADRFVSKLEANEEYCAERVEESMAMATSLNVHIGYDKASEVAKTALKEDKTVREVVLEKGYLDEDEADEVLDPRKMAERGILGQE; this is translated from the coding sequence ATGCCAGACGAGTTCCGAACGGAGGCAGACAGTCTCGGCGAGATGCAGGTACCGGCCGACGCCTACTGGGGCGCCCAGACCCAGCGGGCCGTGGAGAACTTCCCCATCTCGGGGATCCGGTTCGGCCGACGCTTCGTGCGCGCACTCGGTGTGGTGAAGAAGGCGGCGGCCCAGGCCAACCGGGATCTGGACCTAATCGACGAAGACGTCGCGGAAGCCATCGTCGAGGCTGCCGACGAGGTCATCGCCGGCGAACACGACGATCAGTTCCCGGTCGACATCTTCCAGACGGGCTCGGGCACTTCGTCGAACATGAACGCGAACGAGGTCATCGCAAATCGCGCGGCCGAGCTCATGGGCGCCGAGATCGGCGACCGGGTAGTCCATCCGAACGACCACGTCAACTACGGGCAGTCCTCGAACGACGTCATCCCGACCGCGATGCACGTCGCCGCCCTCGAGGCCGTCGAGAAGGACGTCATCCCGGCGCTCGACCAGCTCCGCGAGGCCTTAGAGGCGAAAGCCGAGGAGTTCGACGACGTCGTCAAGACGGGCCGCACGCACCTCCAGGACGCGACGCCGGTGACGCTCGGACAGGAGTTCGGCGGGTACCGCACCCAGATCGAGAAGGGACTCGGGCGCGTCGACGCCGTCCGCGATCACCTTTCGGAACTCGCCCTCGGCGGCACCGCGACCGGAACGGGCCTCAACACGCACCCCGACTTCCCGGGGCGCGCCGCCGAGTACATCACGAAGGAGACCGGCGTCCAGTTCCGCGAAGCTGACAACCACTTCGAGGCGCAGGCGGCCCACGACGCGATGAGCGAGGCCCACGGCGCGCTTCGCGTCGTCGCCGGTTCGCTCAACAAGATTGCCAACGACCTGCGGCTGCTCGCGTCGGGACCCCGCAACGGCCTCGGTGAGATCGAGCAACCCGAGAACCAGCCCGGCTCCTCGATCATGCCCGGCAAGATCAACCCCGTCGTCGCCGAGGCGGTCAACCAGGTCCACAAGCAGGTCGTCGGTAACGACGCCGCCGTCGCCGCCGGTGCCGCCGAGGGCCAGATCGACCTCAACCTCTACAAGCCCGTCCTCGCCCACAACTTCCTGCAGTCGGCGGAACTCATCTCGAACGCCAGCCAGGTGTTCGCCGACCGATTCGTCAGCAAGCTGGAAGCGAACGAGGAGTATTGCGCCGAACGCGTCGAGGAGTCGATGGCGATGGCCACCTCGCTCAACGTCCACATCGGCTACGACAAAGCCAGCGAGGTCGCCAAGACGGCACTCAAAGAGGACAAGACGGTCCGCGAGGTCGTCCTCGAGAAGGGCTACCTCGACGAAGACGAGGCCGACGAGGTGCTCGACCCGCGGAAGATGGCCGAGCGCGGGATTCTGGGCCAAGAATAA
- the gatE gene encoding Glu-tRNA(Gln) amidotransferase subunit GatE has product MDADDYADLGLVAGLEIHQQLDTDSKLFCSCPTTLRDPEEATRTFTRYLHPTRSELGEIDQAALEESRVDREFEYLSYDSTCLVEEDDEPPRRLDDEALETVLEIAQLLDMDPVDQAHVMRKLVVDGSNTAGFQRSALVATGGEIETEAGPVGIEDLMIEEESAQRVAETEDGVRYSLDRLGIPLVEIGTKPDLWTPEQTREAAERIGMLLRSTGKVKRGLGTIRQDVNVSIEAGARVEIKGVQSLDDIDDIVRNEAKRQVELVDIAAELDERDAAVGEPMDVTGVFEDTDSGVIAGALNDGGAVYAVRLVGFDGLVGREIAPDRRLGTELSDHAKRHGAGGIFHTDELPAYGVTEAEVASLRAAVDADADDAVALVAAAQDVAPGAIEAAAARAETAISGVPEETRGANEDGTTRYLRPLPGAARMYPETDVPPVEPDPSDVPVPELLTAKVERYQAEHELDAGLAEQVAYGTHMPLFESVVEDGVETDDGSVTTDGVDPTLAASTLESTLTELRRDDVAVEALTDDHLADTLALADEGEIPNEAVPELLTALAADPDRTAVAAVDAEELGGADEDAVREAVVEVVERNAEQVDAEGMQAFSGLMGECMGALRGQADGDQVSEILREEIGKRSS; this is encoded by the coding sequence ATGGACGCAGACGACTACGCAGATCTCGGTCTGGTCGCTGGTCTCGAGATTCACCAGCAACTCGACACCGACTCGAAGCTGTTCTGTTCGTGCCCGACGACGCTTCGTGATCCCGAGGAGGCGACGCGAACGTTTACTCGCTATCTCCACCCGACACGCAGCGAGCTCGGCGAGATCGATCAGGCCGCACTGGAAGAGAGCCGGGTCGATCGGGAGTTCGAGTACCTCTCGTACGACTCGACCTGTCTCGTCGAGGAGGACGACGAACCGCCGCGCCGGCTCGACGACGAGGCGCTGGAGACGGTCCTCGAGATCGCCCAGCTGCTCGATATGGATCCGGTGGATCAGGCCCACGTCATGCGAAAGCTCGTCGTCGACGGGTCGAACACGGCGGGCTTTCAGCGATCGGCGCTCGTCGCGACCGGGGGAGAGATCGAGACCGAGGCGGGGCCGGTCGGTATCGAGGACCTGATGATAGAAGAGGAGAGCGCCCAGCGTGTCGCCGAGACTGAAGACGGCGTTCGCTATAGTCTCGATCGGCTGGGGATCCCGCTTGTCGAGATCGGGACGAAGCCGGACCTGTGGACGCCCGAACAGACCCGCGAGGCGGCCGAACGAATCGGAATGCTGCTGCGCTCGACCGGGAAGGTCAAACGCGGGCTGGGGACGATCCGCCAGGACGTCAACGTCTCCATCGAGGCCGGTGCTCGTGTCGAGATCAAGGGCGTCCAGAGTCTGGACGACATCGACGACATCGTACGTAACGAGGCCAAGCGACAGGTGGAACTCGTCGACATCGCGGCCGAACTCGACGAACGTGACGCGGCCGTCGGCGAGCCGATGGACGTCACTGGCGTCTTCGAGGACACCGACAGCGGCGTGATCGCCGGTGCGCTGAACGACGGCGGCGCCGTGTATGCGGTACGACTCGTCGGCTTCGACGGGCTCGTCGGCCGCGAGATCGCCCCCGATCGCCGACTCGGCACCGAACTGTCCGATCACGCGAAGCGCCACGGCGCGGGCGGCATCTTCCACACCGACGAGCTGCCGGCCTACGGTGTGACCGAAGCCGAAGTCGCGTCACTCAGAGCGGCGGTCGACGCCGACGCGGACGACGCCGTCGCACTCGTCGCCGCAGCGCAGGACGTCGCACCGGGTGCCATCGAGGCCGCCGCGGCGCGCGCCGAAACCGCCATCTCGGGCGTCCCCGAGGAGACCCGCGGGGCGAACGAGGACGGTACGACGCGCTACCTCCGTCCCCTCCCCGGTGCCGCGCGGATGTACCCCGAGACGGACGTCCCGCCGGTCGAACCCGATCCGAGCGACGTTCCGGTCCCGGAACTGCTCACGGCGAAGGTCGAACGCTACCAGGCCGAACACGAGCTCGACGCTGGTCTGGCCGAACAGGTCGCCTACGGCACGCACATGCCGCTATTCGAATCAGTCGTCGAGGACGGCGTCGAGACGGACGACGGCTCAGTGACGACGGATGGCGTCGACCCCACGCTCGCGGCGAGCACCCTCGAGTCGACGCTGACCGAACTGCGCCGTGACGACGTCGCCGTCGAAGCCCTCACCGACGACCATCTCGCTGACACGCTCGCACTGGCGGATGAGGGGGAGATCCCCAACGAGGCGGTCCCGGAACTGCTCACTGCGCTCGCCGCCGACCCGGACCGGACGGCGGTCGCGGCTGTCGACGCCGAGGAACTGGGCGGTGCCGACGAGGACGCGGTCAGAGAGGCTGTCGTCGAGGTCGTCGAGCGAAACGCCGAGCAGGTCGACGCGGAGGGGATGCAGGCGTTCTCCGGCCTCATGGGCGAGTGCATGGGTGCCCTTCGCGGGCAGGCCGACGGCGATCAGGTGAGCGAGATTCTGCGAGAAGAGATCGGCAAGCGCTCGTCGTAA
- a CDS encoding RNA methyltransferase, whose translation MTTETPTHVDPAGPPAVAVVDAQTPGNVGTIARGMKNFGFSDLLLVDPPELDPDGEAYGFAGHAREDVLPNATEITFDELVETYHTVGCTAVTNEDDRGHVRYPFTTPAALADRLSSVAAPTVVVFGREGVGLTNDELARMDEICAIPANPEYPVLNLGQAATITLYELQNLTLEETQLPDVERTRAPEPLLERCFDAWTGLLREINHPEPKRAKADRMFRRLVGRADPTEGEANTLLGILKRARDRPDRTDETN comes from the coding sequence ATGACCACGGAAACGCCCACTCACGTCGACCCCGCTGGCCCACCAGCCGTCGCCGTCGTCGACGCACAGACGCCCGGAAACGTCGGGACGATCGCCCGCGGCATGAAGAACTTCGGCTTCAGCGACCTCCTCCTCGTCGACCCGCCCGAACTCGACCCGGACGGAGAGGCGTACGGCTTCGCCGGACACGCCCGCGAAGACGTCCTCCCGAACGCGACTGAGATCACGTTCGACGAACTCGTCGAGACCTACCACACCGTCGGCTGTACGGCGGTCACCAACGAGGACGATCGCGGACACGTCCGGTACCCGTTCACGACGCCGGCAGCGCTGGCCGACCGCCTCTCGTCGGTGGCCGCGCCGACCGTCGTCGTCTTCGGCCGCGAAGGCGTCGGGCTCACGAACGACGAACTCGCCCGGATGGACGAGATCTGCGCCATCCCTGCGAACCCCGAGTATCCGGTCCTCAATCTCGGCCAGGCCGCCACCATCACCCTCTACGAACTCCAGAACCTGACGCTGGAGGAGACGCAGCTTCCCGACGTCGAGCGAACTCGTGCCCCCGAACCATTACTCGAACGGTGTTTCGACGCGTGGACAGGCCTCCTGCGTGAGATCAACCATCCGGAACCGAAGCGGGCGAAAGCCGACCGAATGTTCCGCCGGCTCGTCGGTCGTGCGGATCCGACCGAAGGTGAAGCGAACACGCTTCTGGGCATCCTCAAACGGGCCAGAGACAGACCGGATCGGACGGACGAGACGAACTGA
- a CDS encoding 6-hydroxymethylpterin diphosphokinase MptE-like protein has protein sequence MTVEFDEWEPVYEAIRSDFGYDRRADERARDRLLDRSSPFQDRRNGIDPGTTVAVAGAAPSLATEVAIERASSADSVVAASTAVDVLEENGVTVDWMVTDLDKNPDTVIELATRSTPVAVHAHGDNVDAIDDVVPACPQGSILPTTQVRPRGHVVNVGGFTDGDRAAFLADSFGADELVFVGWAFDDPSVDSVKARKLAWAERLLYWLERRRGDHFDVLDGRRETIDTDALPIE, from the coding sequence ATGACCGTCGAGTTCGACGAGTGGGAGCCAGTCTACGAGGCCATTCGAAGCGACTTCGGGTACGATCGTCGCGCCGACGAACGGGCGCGTGACCGACTCCTCGATCGATCGAGCCCGTTCCAGGATCGCCGCAACGGCATCGATCCTGGCACGACGGTCGCGGTCGCCGGCGCCGCCCCCTCGCTGGCAACGGAGGTGGCCATCGAGCGCGCGAGTTCGGCTGATTCCGTCGTCGCGGCGTCGACAGCCGTCGACGTCCTCGAGGAAAACGGTGTCACCGTCGACTGGATGGTGACGGATCTCGACAAGAATCCGGACACTGTGATCGAACTCGCCACCCGCTCGACGCCGGTCGCCGTCCACGCACACGGCGACAACGTCGACGCGATCGACGACGTCGTGCCAGCGTGCCCGCAAGGATCGATCCTCCCGACGACGCAGGTCCGTCCACGTGGTCACGTCGTCAACGTGGGCGGCTTCACGGACGGGGACCGAGCGGCGTTTCTGGCGGATTCGTTCGGTGCCGACGAACTCGTCTTCGTCGGCTGGGCGTTCGACGATCCGAGCGTCGATTCGGTGAAAGCCAGGAAGCTCGCGTGGGCCGAGCGGCTCCTGTACTGGCTCGAGCGGCGGCGGGGCGACCATTTCGACGTCCTCGACGGCCGCCGCGAGACGATCGACACCGACGCCCTTCCGATCGAGTAA
- a CDS encoding TIGR04024 family LLM class F420-dependent oxidoreductase: MTTRTLHLPVSAPDRVESFVEYATLGESVGYEHVWLPETWGRDAVSVLTRIATETSDIGFGPSVLNVYSRSPALVGQTAASLQELSDGRLRVAVGPSGQAVIEGWHGESFDRPLRRTREFMDVVRAVLSGEVVNYAGDIFSLGGFRLRCDPPEATVPIEAAGMGPKSVELAGRFADGWHATVFTPHGFRDRLEDLERGIDLGDRSRDDVTATLSLTAAVHDDGDLARQRCRNHLAFYVGAMGTYYRESLARQGYEDEAMEIAAAVANDEHERVHEIVDDEMLADLAIAGTPEEAHEQLATWEAIDGLDELAISFPRGATHEEVLTTIDALGPEA, from the coding sequence ATGACGACGAGAACGTTACACCTCCCGGTCTCGGCACCGGACCGCGTCGAATCGTTCGTCGAGTACGCGACGCTCGGAGAGTCGGTCGGCTACGAACACGTGTGGCTCCCCGAAACCTGGGGTCGCGACGCCGTCTCCGTCCTCACACGGATCGCGACCGAGACCAGCGACATCGGGTTCGGGCCGAGCGTCCTGAACGTCTACTCGCGTTCACCCGCACTGGTTGGCCAGACGGCAGCGAGTCTCCAGGAACTCTCGGACGGTCGACTGCGCGTCGCGGTTGGCCCGAGCGGGCAGGCGGTGATCGAGGGCTGGCACGGCGAGTCGTTCGATCGACCGCTCCGGCGAACCCGTGAGTTCATGGACGTGGTCAGGGCGGTTCTCTCGGGCGAGGTCGTCAACTACGCCGGCGATATCTTCTCACTCGGCGGCTTTCGACTCCGCTGTGACCCACCCGAGGCGACCGTCCCGATCGAAGCAGCCGGAATGGGACCAAAATCGGTCGAACTCGCTGGTCGATTCGCCGATGGCTGGCACGCAACCGTGTTCACGCCGCACGGATTTCGTGACCGGCTCGAGGATCTCGAACGTGGGATCGACCTCGGCGACCGGTCACGCGACGACGTGACGGCGACGCTCTCACTCACGGCGGCCGTCCACGACGACGGCGATCTCGCCCGGCAGCGCTGTCGGAATCACCTGGCGTTCTACGTCGGGGCGATGGGAACGTACTACCGCGAGTCTCTCGCGCGACAGGGATACGAAGACGAGGCGATGGAGATCGCCGCCGCAGTCGCGAACGACGAACACGAACGGGTCCACGAGATCGTCGACGACGAGATGCTCGCCGACCTCGCGATTGCAGGAACCCCCGAAGAGGCGCACGAACAACTGGCAACGTGGGAGGCGATCGATGGCCTCGACGAACTCGCGATCAGTTTCCCGCGTGGGGCGACCCACGAGGAAGTACTCACGACGATCGACGCACTCGGTCCAGAGGCCTGA
- a CDS encoding HalOD1 output domain-containing protein yields MGLSQRRSDASDGSVSHAVVEAVADREGVDVTDLEPPAFEPLYTVVDPDALDAVFAPTHDGKRRTSGSVTFEYEGYTVTVNSDGTVDLE; encoded by the coding sequence ATGGGACTTTCCCAGCGTCGTTCGGACGCATCCGACGGTTCGGTGAGCCACGCCGTCGTCGAAGCCGTCGCCGACCGCGAAGGAGTCGACGTAACGGATCTCGAACCGCCAGCGTTCGAACCGCTGTACACCGTCGTCGATCCCGACGCCCTCGATGCAGTCTTCGCCCCTACGCACGACGGGAAGCGACGAACGTCAGGCTCGGTGACGTTCGAGTACGAAGGCTACACTGTTACCGTCAATAGTGACGGAACCGTCGACCTGGAGTAA
- a CDS encoding methionine synthase has product MSDTKAQFRPEDHDAEHFIMTTVVGSYPKPKWLNRARELAADDEAAFDEAYLQEAEDDAARLITREHERAGLDVVVDGEMRRNEMVEYFAHRIEGYEFNGPVKVWGHNYFDKPSVVDEVEYDEQWLVEEYEFTASIAERPVKVPITGPYTLANWSFNEAYEDDEALTYDLADLVNEEIEKLVDAGARYIQIDEPALATTPDDHAIVGQALERIVANVPDDVRIGLHVCYGDYSRIYPEILEFPVDEFDLELANGDYEQLDVFKDPAFTADLALGVTDAHVADVESVAQIERNIENGLEVVPPEQLVVSPDCGVKLLPRDVAYGKLENMVTAARNVEEKLDDGELDAVVEQASPADD; this is encoded by the coding sequence ATGAGCGACACCAAAGCGCAGTTCCGACCCGAGGACCACGACGCCGAGCACTTCATCATGACGACCGTCGTCGGGAGCTATCCCAAGCCGAAGTGGCTCAACCGGGCCAGGGAACTCGCCGCGGACGACGAGGCCGCCTTCGACGAGGCGTACCTGCAGGAAGCGGAGGACGACGCCGCCCGCCTGATCACCCGAGAACACGAACGGGCCGGCCTCGACGTCGTCGTCGACGGGGAGATGCGGCGCAACGAGATGGTCGAGTACTTCGCCCACCGGATCGAGGGCTACGAGTTCAACGGGCCCGTCAAAGTCTGGGGCCACAACTACTTCGACAAGCCCTCGGTCGTCGACGAAGTCGAGTACGACGAGCAGTGGCTCGTCGAGGAGTACGAGTTCACCGCGTCGATCGCCGAGCGACCGGTCAAAGTGCCGATCACCGGTCCGTACACGCTGGCGAACTGGTCGTTCAACGAGGCCTACGAAGACGACGAAGCGTTGACCTACGACCTCGCGGACCTCGTCAACGAGGAGATCGAGAAGCTCGTCGACGCCGGCGCACGGTACATCCAGATCGACGAACCCGCACTGGCGACCACGCCCGACGATCACGCGATCGTCGGCCAAGCGCTCGAACGGATCGTCGCCAACGTCCCTGACGATGTCCGTATCGGTCTCCACGTCTGCTACGGCGACTACTCGCGCATCTACCCCGAGATACTCGAGTTCCCCGTCGACGAGTTCGACCTCGAACTCGCCAACGGCGACTACGAACAGCTCGACGTGTTCAAAGATCCGGCATTTACCGCAGACCTCGCCCTCGGCGTGACCGACGCACACGTCGCCGACGTCGAATCCGTCGCTCAGATCGAACGTAACATCGAGAACGGACTCGAGGTCGTCCCCCCCGAACAACTCGTCGTCTCGCCCGACTGCGGCGTGAAGCTACTCCCTCGAGATGTCGCATACGGGAAGCTCGAGAACATGGTGACCGCAGCCCGAAACGTCGAGGAGAAACTCGACGACGGCGAGCTCGACGCTGTGGTCGAGCAGGCATCACCAGCGGACGACTGA
- a CDS encoding methionine synthase II (cobalamin-independent), with protein sequence MTDYVSTVTGLAPLPDWAKDELSELKGHQKHDLIDGTEGSEIRSRYDEARTEVIDHQQSVGLDRIVEGQLRWDDMLAHPLPLADAVETRGIVRYFDNNNFYREPVITDGLEASGDLATEFEPFADAVDAERRQVVLPGPHTLAELATDEYYGDDASLLAGVTDLLVDELDSLDAFETLLLLDPSLATDPPGDGHDERVSQAIDRLAGATDADVIVHSYWSPLEEKTYAHLLDADIDAVGFDFVTEQDQNLYNLQEYGCTDDIFLGLIDGQNTLVEEPDAIRERVDWVFDRLPVADFETAYLAPNTETFYLPYSTYEAKLETLAEAATLAEVRAA encoded by the coding sequence ATGACAGACTACGTCTCGACCGTGACCGGTCTCGCCCCGTTGCCCGACTGGGCGAAAGACGAACTCTCTGAACTCAAGGGCCACCAGAAACACGACCTGATCGACGGGACGGAGGGATCGGAGATACGAAGCCGGTACGACGAGGCCCGTACCGAGGTGATCGACCACCAGCAGTCGGTCGGACTCGATCGGATCGTCGAGGGCCAGCTCCGGTGGGACGACATGCTCGCCCACCCCCTCCCCCTGGCCGACGCGGTCGAGACGAGGGGCATCGTTCGGTACTTCGACAACAACAATTTCTACCGGGAACCGGTCATCACGGACGGACTGGAGGCGTCCGGTGACCTCGCGACCGAGTTCGAACCGTTCGCCGACGCGGTCGACGCCGAACGGCGACAGGTCGTCCTTCCGGGTCCCCACACGCTCGCCGAACTCGCGACGGACGAATACTACGGGGACGACGCTTCATTGCTCGCCGGCGTAACTGATCTGCTCGTCGACGAACTCGACTCGCTCGACGCGTTCGAAACGCTCCTCCTGCTCGACCCCTCGCTGGCCACGGACCCACCGGGTGACGGCCACGACGAACGCGTGAGTCAGGCGATCGATCGACTCGCCGGCGCGACCGACGCCGACGTCATCGTCCACAGTTACTGGAGCCCACTGGAGGAGAAGACCTACGCGCACCTGCTCGACGCCGACATCGACGCAGTGGGCTTCGACTTCGTCACCGAACAGGACCAGAACCTCTACAACTTGCAGGAGTACGGCTGTACCGACGACATCTTCCTGGGACTGATCGACGGCCAGAATACGCTCGTCGAGGAACCGGACGCCATTCGCGAGCGAGTCGACTGGGTGTTCGATCGGCTCCCCGTCGCCGACTTCGAAACTGCGTACCTCGCACCGAACACGGAGACGTTCTACCTGCCCTACAGTACGTACGAGGCGAAACTCGAGACACTTGCCGAGGCGGCGACCCTCGCGGAGGTGCGTGCCGCATGA
- a CDS encoding HemK2/MTQ2 family protein methyltransferase gives MDLAERRGMETDVYQPATDSRLLAEAAIDRLSDRPTGRVLEVGTGSGYVAGQVRSALEWDVVASDLNPNACLEARDRGLDVVRGDLVEPFGAERFDAVVFNPPYLPTDPSVERDDWMEVALSGGPSGRAVVEPFLETVRRVLRPDGVVLLLVSSLTGMSDVTELAGDAGFSAIAVTTESFPYESLTVLELIQ, from the coding sequence ATGGACCTGGCCGAACGACGAGGAATGGAGACCGACGTCTACCAGCCAGCGACGGACTCACGTCTTCTGGCCGAGGCCGCCATCGATCGGCTCTCGGATCGACCAACCGGTCGCGTGCTCGAGGTTGGGACGGGCTCCGGGTACGTCGCAGGACAGGTACGATCGGCACTGGAGTGGGACGTGGTCGCCTCCGATCTGAATCCAAACGCCTGCCTGGAGGCACGCGACCGTGGCCTCGACGTCGTGCGTGGAGACCTCGTCGAGCCGTTCGGCGCCGAGCGGTTCGACGCCGTCGTGTTCAATCCGCCGTACCTACCGACGGATCCGTCGGTCGAACGTGACGACTGGATGGAGGTCGCGCTCTCCGGTGGCCCCTCCGGACGGGCAGTCGTCGAGCCGTTCCTCGAAACGGTCCGCCGCGTGCTGAGGCCGGACGGTGTCGTGTTACTCCTCGTCAGCAGTCTCACGGGAATGTCGGACGTCACGGAACTGGCAGGTGACGCGGGATTCAGTGCGATCGCCGTCACCACCGAGTCGTTCCCCTACGAATCGCTGACCGTTCTCGAACTCATTCAGTGA